From the Comamonas odontotermitis genome, one window contains:
- the glnE gene encoding bifunctional [glutamate--ammonia ligase]-adenylyl-L-tyrosine phosphorylase/[glutamate--ammonia-ligase] adenylyltransferase yields the protein MAQTDITTQPAPMQLPSPLAAHSRFFQRLHRRYADMLDMLPAGAPVHATMRSTLEALQAKGYDLGASLRILRQLVMERLIYLDCDDHATLAAVTRSVTELAELALDAATAAARAELDIAHGAPQGADGQPVQFWVIGMGKLGARELNVSSDIDLIYVYEQDGDTAGRPDGRGKLSNHEYFLRAVKRIYQLVGDTTEHGFVFRVDLMLRPNGNSGPAAISLSALEDYLQTHGREWERFAWMKSRIVAPLADIATPNVQALRGVVLPFVFRRYLDYAVFDSLRNLHRQIREHASKRSAGHPERANDVKLSRGGIREIEFIVQLLQVVRGGQFPELRCRPTLEALGRLARAGLMADATAQALANAYTFLRQVEHRIQYLDDQQTHVLPTRDDDLLWMARTLGYDNECAFLHQLDAHRELVAEEFDKLLGDTKGCSSGQCGGTKAPAAPELDAVLAQLPGSVRERIEQWQRNPRYAYLSDGGKTRLVMLLQRTAQWLAQGQVSEIAAVRLADWMEPLLRRESYLALLQERPAVHEKLMHLLGAAKWPARYMLQHPGVIDELASDALMHERFNAPEFETELERRRAALQSTGEDDDENLLNLLRRAHHAETFRTLARDVEGHITVEQVADDLSALADAVLRITTQWCWQRLKNRHRDEPLFGIIGYGKLGGKELGYGSDLDIVFVFDDADDRAPEVYSAFVRKLISWLTVKTGEGDLFEIDTALRPNGNSGLLVTSFDSYANYQQQRGSNTAWTWEHQAMTRARFVLGSDALGARFDAVREAVITAPRDGQALRDEIVTMRERVRGAHTVPAGLFDVKHSVGGMMDVEFAVQYLVLLHAGAHRELIPNLGNIALVQRAEAAGLVPASVGQAAANAYRALRRVQHVARLNETPTQVPLGELQPEQQAVLALWQAVFNPG from the coding sequence ATGGCACAAACGGATATCACCACCCAGCCGGCTCCCATGCAATTGCCCTCGCCGCTGGCAGCACACTCCCGCTTTTTCCAGCGCCTGCATCGCCGCTATGCCGACATGCTGGACATGCTGCCCGCCGGCGCTCCTGTGCATGCCACCATGCGCTCCACCCTGGAAGCACTGCAGGCCAAGGGCTACGACCTGGGTGCCTCGCTGCGCATCCTGCGCCAGCTGGTGATGGAGCGCCTGATCTATCTGGACTGCGATGACCACGCAACCCTCGCGGCAGTCACCCGCAGCGTCACCGAACTGGCCGAGTTGGCACTGGATGCCGCCACCGCCGCCGCCCGCGCAGAGCTGGACATCGCACACGGCGCGCCTCAGGGCGCCGATGGCCAGCCGGTGCAGTTCTGGGTGATCGGCATGGGCAAGCTGGGCGCGCGCGAGCTCAATGTCTCCAGCGACATCGACCTGATCTATGTGTACGAACAGGACGGCGATACCGCCGGACGGCCGGACGGCCGGGGCAAGCTCAGCAACCACGAATACTTTCTGCGCGCCGTCAAGCGAATCTACCAATTGGTTGGCGACACCACCGAGCACGGTTTCGTCTTTCGCGTCGACCTGATGCTGCGCCCCAACGGCAACTCGGGCCCGGCGGCCATCTCGCTGTCGGCACTGGAAGACTACCTGCAGACCCACGGCCGCGAATGGGAGCGCTTTGCCTGGATGAAAAGCCGCATCGTAGCGCCGCTCGCCGACATTGCCACGCCCAACGTGCAGGCACTGCGTGGCGTGGTGCTGCCCTTTGTGTTCCGCCGCTACCTCGACTATGCCGTGTTCGACTCGCTGCGCAACCTGCACCGCCAGATCCGCGAGCATGCGTCCAAGCGCAGCGCCGGACACCCGGAGCGCGCCAATGACGTCAAGCTCTCGCGCGGCGGCATCCGCGAGATCGAGTTCATCGTGCAATTGCTGCAGGTGGTGCGCGGCGGGCAGTTCCCCGAGCTGCGCTGCCGCCCGACCTTGGAAGCCCTGGGGCGCCTTGCCCGCGCAGGCCTGATGGCCGACGCGACTGCCCAGGCCCTTGCCAATGCCTACACCTTCCTGCGCCAGGTGGAGCACCGCATCCAGTACCTGGACGACCAGCAGACCCACGTATTGCCCACGCGTGACGACGACCTGCTCTGGATGGCCAGAACCCTGGGCTACGACAACGAATGCGCCTTCCTGCACCAGCTCGATGCCCACCGCGAGCTGGTGGCCGAGGAATTCGACAAATTGCTGGGCGATACCAAGGGCTGCAGCTCCGGCCAATGCGGCGGCACCAAAGCCCCGGCAGCCCCGGAACTGGACGCCGTGCTGGCCCAGCTGCCGGGCAGCGTGCGCGAGCGCATTGAGCAGTGGCAGCGCAATCCCCGCTACGCCTACCTGAGCGACGGAGGCAAGACCCGCCTGGTGATGCTCCTGCAGCGCACCGCGCAATGGCTGGCCCAGGGCCAGGTGAGCGAAATCGCCGCCGTGCGCCTGGCCGACTGGATGGAGCCCTTGCTGCGCCGCGAAAGCTACCTCGCCCTACTGCAGGAACGCCCCGCTGTGCATGAGAAATTGATGCACTTGCTGGGCGCGGCCAAGTGGCCAGCCCGTTACATGCTGCAGCACCCCGGGGTGATTGATGAGCTGGCGAGCGACGCGCTGATGCACGAACGCTTCAACGCCCCCGAGTTCGAGACCGAACTGGAGCGCCGCCGCGCCGCACTGCAATCGACCGGAGAGGACGACGACGAAAACCTGCTGAATCTGCTGCGCCGCGCCCACCACGCGGAAACCTTCCGCACCCTGGCGCGCGATGTCGAAGGGCACATCACCGTCGAGCAGGTCGCCGATGACCTGTCGGCACTGGCCGATGCGGTGCTGCGCATCACCACGCAGTGGTGCTGGCAGCGCCTGAAAAACCGGCACCGTGACGAGCCCCTGTTCGGCATCATCGGCTACGGCAAGCTAGGCGGCAAGGAACTGGGCTACGGCAGTGATCTGGACATTGTCTTTGTGTTCGACGACGCCGACGATCGCGCCCCCGAGGTGTATTCGGCCTTCGTGCGCAAGCTCATCAGCTGGTTGACCGTCAAGACCGGCGAGGGCGACCTGTTCGAGATCGACACCGCCCTGCGCCCCAACGGCAATTCGGGCCTGCTGGTCACCAGCTTTGATTCCTACGCCAACTACCAGCAGCAGCGCGGCAGCAATACCGCCTGGACCTGGGAGCACCAGGCCATGACGCGAGCGCGCTTTGTTTTGGGCAGCGACGCCCTGGGCGCACGCTTTGATGCCGTGCGCGAAGCCGTCATCACCGCGCCGCGTGATGGCCAGGCGCTGCGTGACGAAATTGTCACCATGCGTGAACGCGTGCGCGGCGCCCACACCGTACCCGCAGGCCTCTTCGATGTGAAACACAGCGTGGGTGGCATGATGGACGTGGAGTTTGCCGTGCAATACCTGGTGCTGCTCCACGCTGGCGCGCACCGCGAACTGATTCCCAACCTGGGCAATATTGCGCTGGTACAACGCGCCGAAGCCGCCGGTCTGGTGCCTGCCAGCGTCGGTCAGGCAGCCGCCAATGCCTATCGCGCGCTGCGCCGTGTGCAGCACGTGGCACGGCTGAACGAAACCCCGACGCAGGTGCCGCTGGGTGAATTGCAGCCAGAGCAGCAAGCCGTTCTGGCGCTGTGGCAAGCCGTATTCAACCCGGGCTAA
- a CDS encoding glutathione S-transferase family protein gives MKLLGSLASPYVRKVRVVLAEKKLDYRLELLDVWQDRVAITAANPLGKVPCLVLDDGAALVDSRVIVEYLDTLSPVGKLIPGVGRERAEVRTWEAIADGVLDAAVLVRLENIFAGRSPEQRSQEWIDRQWGKVWSGLDAMSLGLGKKSYFAGNGIHLSLADIAVGCALAWLLFRFPELDWQGKYPNLAQLLERLEARPSFAATQPQV, from the coding sequence ATGAAATTGTTAGGAAGCCTCGCCAGCCCTTACGTACGCAAGGTCCGCGTGGTGCTGGCGGAGAAAAAGCTCGACTACCGGTTGGAGTTGCTGGATGTGTGGCAGGACAGGGTGGCCATCACTGCTGCCAACCCACTGGGCAAGGTGCCTTGCCTGGTATTGGACGATGGCGCGGCGTTGGTGGATTCGCGCGTGATTGTCGAGTATCTCGATACGCTGTCGCCTGTGGGCAAATTGATTCCTGGCGTGGGCCGGGAGCGCGCTGAGGTGCGCACATGGGAAGCGATTGCCGACGGCGTGCTGGATGCGGCCGTTCTGGTGCGACTCGAGAACATTTTTGCCGGGCGCTCGCCTGAGCAGCGCAGCCAGGAATGGATTGATCGCCAATGGGGCAAGGTCTGGTCTGGGCTCGATGCCATGAGTCTGGGCCTGGGCAAGAAAAGCTATTTTGCCGGCAACGGCATCCACCTGAGCCTGGCCGACATTGCCGTGGGATGCGCATTGGCGTGGCTGTTGTTCCGCTTTCCGGAGCTGGACTGGCAGGGCAAGTATCCGAATCTGGCGCAATTGCTGGAGCGCCTGGAAGCGCGGCCCAGCTTTGCAGCTACCCAACCCCAGGTCTGA
- the purB gene encoding adenylosuccinate lyase: MSLSSLTALSPLDGRYASKLATLRPIMSEYGYMHRRVQVEITWFIALSDAGFAEFAPLSEGARSYLHGLVASFSEADAEAIKEIEKTTNHDVKAVEYWIKGKFDARPELLKAAEFVHFACTSEDINNTSHALQIRAGRDQVVLPGLDRVVLKLREMAHQYASVPMLSRTHGQTASPTTVGKELANVTVRLQAAMERIANVKLLAKMNGAVGNYNAHLSAWPEFDWEAFSKNVIEKQEPQGLGLSFQPYSIQIEPHDYMAELFDAIARANTILIDLSRDIWGYVSVGYFKQRLKAGEIGSSTMPHKVNPIDFENAEGNLGLANALLRHLAEKLPISRWQRDLTDSTVLRNIGVAMGYTALAYASLMTGLNKLELNEERLAEDLNNAWEVLAEPIQTVMRRYGVQGAYEKLKEVTRGKTVLAEDLHRLINGLEIPQADKDRLLAMTPASYTGKAAELAKRI, encoded by the coding sequence ATGAGCCTGTCTTCCCTTACCGCCCTTTCCCCGCTGGATGGCCGTTACGCCTCCAAACTCGCAACCCTGCGCCCGATCATGAGCGAATACGGCTACATGCACCGACGCGTGCAGGTCGAAATCACATGGTTCATCGCGCTGTCGGACGCCGGTTTTGCCGAGTTTGCCCCGCTCTCCGAAGGCGCGCGCAGCTATCTGCACGGCCTGGTTGCCAGCTTCTCCGAAGCGGACGCCGAGGCGATCAAGGAGATTGAAAAGACCACCAACCACGACGTAAAGGCGGTGGAATACTGGATCAAGGGCAAGTTCGATGCCCGTCCCGAGCTGCTCAAGGCGGCGGAATTCGTGCACTTTGCCTGCACCAGCGAAGACATCAACAACACCAGCCATGCGCTGCAGATCCGCGCCGGCCGTGACCAGGTCGTGCTGCCGGGCCTCGACCGCGTGGTGCTGAAGCTGCGCGAAATGGCGCACCAGTACGCCTCTGTTCCCATGCTCAGCCGCACCCACGGCCAGACTGCATCGCCCACCACCGTTGGCAAGGAGCTGGCCAACGTGACCGTGCGCCTGCAGGCCGCCATGGAGCGCATTGCCAACGTAAAGCTGCTCGCCAAGATGAACGGTGCCGTCGGCAACTACAACGCCCATCTCTCGGCCTGGCCCGAATTCGACTGGGAAGCCTTCAGCAAGAACGTGATCGAGAAGCAGGAGCCGCAGGGCCTGGGACTGAGCTTTCAGCCCTATTCCATCCAGATCGAGCCGCACGACTACATGGCCGAGCTGTTCGATGCAATTGCCCGTGCCAACACCATCCTGATCGACCTCTCGCGCGACATCTGGGGCTATGTCTCGGTCGGCTACTTCAAGCAGCGCCTCAAAGCAGGCGAGATCGGCTCGTCCACCATGCCGCACAAGGTCAACCCCATCGACTTTGAAAACGCCGAAGGCAACCTGGGCCTGGCCAACGCGCTCCTGCGCCACCTGGCCGAGAAGCTGCCGATCAGCCGCTGGCAGCGCGATCTGACCGATTCGACTGTGCTGCGCAATATTGGCGTGGCCATGGGTTACACGGCCCTGGCCTACGCTTCGCTGATGACCGGGCTGAACAAGCTGGAATTGAACGAAGAGCGCCTGGCCGAAGACCTGAACAATGCCTGGGAAGTGCTGGCCGAGCCCATCCAGACCGTGATGCGCCGCTACGGCGTGCAAGGTGCATACGAAAAGCTCAAGGAAGTCACGCGTGGCAAGACGGTGCTCGCCGAAGACCTGCACCGTCTGATCAACGGCCTGGAAATCCCCCAGGCCGACAAGGATCGTCTCCTGGCAATGACACCTGCCTCGTACACCGGCAAGGCGGCCGAGCTGGCCAAGCGCATCTGA
- a CDS encoding YaeQ family protein translates to MALKSTVYKANLSIADIDHNYYADHNLTLARHPSETDERMMVRLVAMALNAHQLQDLCNGDGTLGFGAGLSDPDDPDVHLTDFTGAKRVWIEVGQPEEKPITKACNKSDHMLVYCFHHAAEVWWKGLEGKLARQEKLEVFRLPSDVSQELARLAERSMQLQATIQEGQLTLSSNLGTVFVEPIRWK, encoded by the coding sequence ATGGCGCTCAAATCTACGGTCTACAAGGCCAACCTGTCGATTGCAGACATCGACCACAACTACTACGCCGACCACAACCTGACCCTGGCACGCCACCCCAGCGAAACCGACGAGCGCATGATGGTGCGCCTGGTGGCCATGGCGCTCAATGCCCACCAACTGCAGGATTTGTGCAATGGCGATGGCACCCTGGGTTTTGGCGCAGGCCTGTCCGACCCCGATGACCCGGATGTCCACCTGACCGATTTCACCGGCGCCAAGCGCGTATGGATCGAAGTGGGCCAGCCCGAGGAGAAGCCCATCACCAAGGCCTGCAACAAGTCGGACCACATGCTGGTGTACTGTTTTCACCACGCCGCCGAAGTATGGTGGAAAGGCCTGGAAGGCAAACTGGCGCGCCAGGAGAAGCTCGAAGTCTTCCGCCTGCCCTCCGATGTGTCGCAGGAGTTGGCCAGGCTCGCCGAGCGCAGCATGCAGCTGCAGGCAACCATTCAGGAAGGGCAGCTGACGCTCTCCAGCAACCTTGGCACCGTGTTCGTGGAGCCGATTCGCTGGAAATAA
- a CDS encoding DUF3717 domain-containing protein: MERIYITDIEAAINHWRLRVPSGPGLALAPEVCALAEVYAQMVFRRVSEIDAGALDGEAMFAWLAWYDTTPDTPCIAICSTSQGDGFCKGCGRSFEEVQHWLSYSPVQKRAVWQRITADGSAWRFNRYAERALGVAPVKLVE; encoded by the coding sequence ATGGAGCGTATTTATATTACCGACATCGAGGCCGCGATCAACCACTGGCGCCTGCGGGTGCCCAGCGGCCCGGGGTTGGCACTGGCACCCGAAGTGTGCGCCCTGGCCGAGGTGTATGCGCAGATGGTGTTTAGGCGCGTTTCCGAGATAGACGCCGGCGCGCTGGATGGCGAGGCGATGTTTGCCTGGCTTGCCTGGTATGACACCACGCCGGATACGCCCTGCATCGCGATCTGCTCCACCAGCCAGGGTGACGGCTTCTGCAAAGGCTGCGGGCGTAGCTTCGAGGAGGTTCAGCACTGGCTGTCGTACTCGCCCGTGCAAAAGCGCGCCGTGTGGCAGCGCATCACGGCCGATGGCTCGGCGTGGCGTTTCAACCGCTATGCCGAGCGTGCTCTGGGTGTGGCACCCGTCAAGCTTGTTGAATGA
- a CDS encoding TerC family protein, giving the protein MDLDFLTHTPFWIALGQIIIIDILLGGDNAVVIALACRKLPPEQRRKGIIYGTAGAIVLRVILIAFAMVLLALPFLKVVGAILLVWIGIKLVAPDEESHDNIQGSDKLLAAIKTIIVADLVMSVDNVIAIAGAAQSSGEHQMLLIILGLLISIPIIVWGSQLVIKLMERYPVIIVAGGMLLGWIAGGMLVTDPVFVNTEKWTWMPKLGTTDEKGMAVISTSLYWVAHVGGALLVLALGKWIASKKTAELSAEKSH; this is encoded by the coding sequence ATGGATTTGGATTTTCTCACGCACACACCCTTCTGGATCGCCCTCGGCCAGATCATCATCATCGACATCCTGCTCGGTGGCGACAACGCCGTCGTGATTGCGCTGGCCTGCCGCAAACTGCCTCCCGAACAACGCCGAAAAGGCATCATCTACGGCACCGCCGGTGCCATTGTGCTGCGCGTCATCCTGATCGCCTTTGCCATGGTGCTGCTGGCGTTGCCTTTCCTCAAGGTCGTGGGTGCCATCCTCCTCGTGTGGATCGGTATCAAGCTGGTGGCTCCCGATGAAGAGAGCCATGACAACATCCAGGGCAGCGACAAGTTGCTGGCGGCCATCAAAACCATCATCGTGGCCGACCTGGTCATGTCGGTGGACAACGTGATCGCCATTGCCGGCGCCGCACAAAGCTCCGGCGAGCACCAGATGCTGCTCATCATCCTGGGCCTGCTCATCTCGATCCCGATCATCGTCTGGGGCTCGCAACTGGTCATCAAGCTGATGGAACGCTATCCTGTCATCATCGTGGCTGGCGGCATGCTGCTGGGCTGGATTGCAGGTGGCATGCTCGTGACCGACCCCGTGTTCGTCAACACCGAGAAATGGACCTGGATGCCCAAGCTGGGCACGACCGACGAAAAGGGCATGGCGGTGATCTCCACCTCGCTGTACTGGGTAGCCCATGTAGGCGGCGCACTGCTGGTGCTGGCACTGGGCAAGTGGATCGCCAGCAAAAAGACTGCGGAACTCTCGGCAGAAAAGTCCCACTAA
- a CDS encoding phage holin family protein translates to MKLLIKWLLSALALLCVAYLYSGVEVRSFGAALIAALLIGLCNAIVRPILVVLTLPVTVITLGLFLFVINALMFWAASGIAGSGFQVHGFWAALIGSLLYSIISLAIESLTSRLLFRE, encoded by the coding sequence ATGAAACTCCTCATCAAATGGCTCCTCTCTGCCCTCGCCTTGCTGTGCGTGGCCTATCTCTATAGCGGCGTAGAAGTGCGCAGCTTTGGTGCAGCATTGATTGCAGCCCTGCTGATCGGCCTGTGCAACGCCATCGTGCGCCCGATTCTGGTGGTGCTGACACTGCCAGTCACGGTGATCACGCTGGGCCTGTTTCTCTTCGTGATCAATGCGCTGATGTTCTGGGCCGCATCGGGAATCGCAGGCAGCGGCTTTCAAGTGCATGGCTTCTGGGCCGCGCTGATCGGCTCGCTGCTCTACTCCATCATCAGCCTGGCCATCGAATCACTTACGAGCCGCCTGCTCTTTCGCGAGTGA
- a CDS encoding M48 family metalloprotease gives MATHAQGSLPAMGEGAEMTTSEERRLGDDIAREIYRDPQFIDDPILYDYVNSIWQELMAAAKQRGTLTAELQERFAWQVMLIQDATVNAFALPGGFMGVQTGLVAVVGSRDELASVLAHELSHITQRHIARMMAQQKRMTPVMIASMLLGALAASKNPAAAQALMMGGTAAAIQTQLNFSRDMEREADRTGMGLMQPAGYSQAGFVTMFEKLQQANRMNDNGSWPYLRTHPLTTERIADMQSRLPSGAARQPQDAGMVAQMMSARAKVLSKAEPAVLQQWVQLTQAPEFAAKTAGQRAGGWYLAALANSQLGRSDAMRAALDQLDALVQGHPDATRQAGLLRADLALANRAPDAALAALGKLAGAAVANPQAPAARKTTTVSNAATGLVNEAVISQGEDKSLRISDADASTSLAMPTNSTAAPLPATGGLDRAVAILDAQALAQLPSAALAQHADVLRNTSNALQSLTAQSPKDAAAWQALATAFRLQGQPLRAIRAEAEARSAQYDYAAAVDRLRAGQDMARSSQNRTDYYEASIIDTRLREMQSLAKEQAARK, from the coding sequence ATGGCGACCCACGCCCAGGGGAGTTTGCCAGCCATGGGCGAAGGCGCCGAGATGACGACCAGCGAGGAGCGGCGTCTGGGTGACGATATTGCACGCGAGATTTACCGCGATCCGCAGTTCATCGACGACCCGATTCTGTACGACTATGTCAACAGCATCTGGCAGGAATTGATGGCGGCCGCCAAGCAGCGCGGCACCTTGACGGCCGAGTTGCAGGAGCGCTTTGCCTGGCAGGTAATGCTGATCCAGGATGCGACCGTGAACGCGTTTGCGCTGCCTGGCGGTTTCATGGGGGTGCAGACTGGCTTGGTGGCGGTGGTGGGTAGCCGTGACGAGCTGGCGTCGGTATTGGCGCACGAGTTGAGCCATATCACCCAGCGGCATATCGCACGCATGATGGCGCAGCAAAAGCGCATGACGCCGGTGATGATTGCGAGCATGCTGTTGGGCGCACTGGCTGCCAGCAAGAACCCGGCTGCGGCGCAGGCCCTGATGATGGGCGGGACGGCTGCCGCCATTCAGACGCAGCTGAACTTTTCGCGCGATATGGAGCGCGAGGCGGATCGCACCGGCATGGGCTTGATGCAACCCGCAGGGTACTCGCAGGCGGGCTTTGTCACGATGTTTGAAAAGCTGCAGCAGGCCAACCGCATGAATGACAACGGCAGTTGGCCCTATCTGCGCACCCACCCGCTCACCACGGAGCGGATTGCCGATATGCAGTCGCGCCTGCCCAGCGGTGCAGCGCGCCAGCCGCAGGATGCAGGCATGGTGGCGCAGATGATGTCGGCGCGGGCCAAGGTGCTGTCGAAGGCGGAGCCCGCCGTACTGCAGCAATGGGTGCAACTGACGCAGGCGCCCGAGTTTGCCGCCAAGACGGCTGGGCAGCGTGCCGGTGGCTGGTATCTGGCGGCGCTGGCCAACAGCCAGCTGGGCCGTAGTGATGCAATGCGGGCGGCGCTGGACCAATTGGACGCATTGGTGCAGGGCCACCCGGATGCCACCCGGCAGGCTGGGCTGCTGCGCGCCGATCTGGCACTTGCCAACCGGGCGCCGGATGCCGCATTGGCTGCACTGGGCAAGCTGGCCGGTGCGGCTGTTGCCAATCCACAAGCACCCGCTGCTCGCAAGACGACGACGGTCAGCAATGCGGCAACGGGTCTGGTCAATGAAGCGGTCATCAGCCAGGGCGAAGACAAATCACTGCGCATATCGGATGCGGACGCCAGCACCTCCCTGGCGATGCCAACGAACTCGACCGCTGCGCCATTACCGGCAACCGGTGGTCTGGATCGGGCCGTTGCAATACTGGATGCGCAGGCCCTGGCGCAGCTGCCGTCCGCAGCCCTGGCGCAGCATGCCGATGTGCTGCGCAATACCAGCAATGCCTTGCAGAGCCTGACGGCGCAGTCTCCCAAGGACGCTGCTGCATGGCAAGCGCTGGCGACGGCATTCCGCCTGCAAGGCCAGCCCTTGCGCGCAATCCGTGCCGAAGCGGAGGCGCGCAGCGCCCAGTACGACTATGCGGCTGCCGTAGACCGCTTGCGTGCAGGGCAGGACATGGCGCGCAGCAGCCAGAACCGCACCGATTACTACGAGGCCTCGATCATCGATACGCGCCTGCGCGAGATGCAATCACTCGCGAAAGAGCAGGCGGCTCGTAAGTGA
- the moaC gene encoding cyclic pyranopterin monophosphate synthase MoaC translates to MNELTHFDAQGQAHMVDVGAKPATHRIAIAEGYITMQPETLAIIQAGTAKKGDVLGVARLAGIMAAKKTSDLIPLCHPIALTKVSVDFEVLPEKNAVRCEARTETVGQTGVEMEALTAVQIALLTIYDMCKAVDPKMIFKDISLIRKTGGKYKNIESLAL, encoded by the coding sequence ATGAATGAACTCACCCACTTCGACGCCCAGGGCCAAGCCCATATGGTAGACGTAGGCGCCAAACCTGCCACCCACCGTATTGCCATTGCAGAAGGCTACATCACCATGCAGCCAGAAACCCTGGCCATCATCCAGGCTGGCACCGCCAAGAAAGGCGACGTTCTGGGCGTGGCACGCCTCGCTGGCATCATGGCCGCCAAGAAAACCAGCGATCTGATCCCTCTGTGCCACCCAATTGCACTGACCAAGGTGTCAGTGGATTTTGAAGTGCTGCCGGAGAAAAATGCTGTCCGCTGCGAGGCGCGGACGGAGACGGTGGGGCAGACGGGGGTGGAGATGGAGGCCCTTACTGCGGTGCAGATTGCGCTATTGACTATTTATGATATGTGTAAGGCGGTTGATCCAAAAATGATATTTAAAGATATCTCCCTAATTAGGAAAACCGGTGGAAAATATAAAAACATCGAATCTCTAGCACTTTAG
- the tfpZ gene encoding TfpX/TfpZ family type IV pilin accessory protein: protein MFNNRLIAASKAGVCHFFCSALIAAVIAYLVFVIWYPIPYRELAGGLHLFWILVGVDVVCGPLLTAVIFNPKKSKKELRIDISLIVIIQCAALCYGVFSIYQARPVALVYEVDRFVAVSAAQIHPQDTALAPNEYKEFSFFDKPKLLAIRSAKNGEETLESIDMSMKGVEPSERPNWWQAYDMSRDMVKTRMKRLSSLYAKGQDQEKLTIDKAAAFYGFEKDNSYYLPLVSKRMLDAWSVVLNGDATIIGYVRVDGFED, encoded by the coding sequence ATGTTCAATAACCGTCTCATTGCTGCTTCAAAAGCAGGTGTATGCCATTTCTTCTGTAGTGCTCTAATTGCAGCGGTTATCGCGTATCTCGTCTTTGTTATTTGGTATCCTATTCCTTACCGTGAATTGGCAGGTGGGTTGCATCTTTTCTGGATATTGGTAGGGGTTGATGTGGTATGTGGCCCACTGTTGACTGCGGTGATCTTCAATCCTAAAAAATCTAAAAAAGAGTTAAGAATTGATATCTCTTTGATTGTGATAATTCAATGTGCAGCGCTATGTTATGGGGTTTTTAGCATATACCAAGCAAGACCAGTAGCATTGGTATATGAGGTAGATAGATTTGTTGCAGTCAGTGCAGCGCAAATACACCCACAGGACACCGCTCTTGCACCGAATGAATATAAGGAATTCTCTTTTTTTGACAAGCCAAAATTATTGGCTATTCGATCAGCAAAGAATGGGGAAGAAACGCTGGAAAGCATAGATATGTCCATGAAGGGTGTGGAGCCCAGCGAGAGGCCGAACTGGTGGCAAGCCTACGATATGAGCCGCGATATGGTCAAGACCAGAATGAAGCGCCTGAGTAGCCTGTATGCGAAGGGACAAGACCAAGAAAAACTAACTATCGACAAAGCTGCTGCTTTTTACGGATTTGAAAAGGACAATTCTTACTATTTGCCATTGGTGAGCAAAAGAATGCTTGATGCGTGGAGTGTTGTTTTGAACGGTGACGCTACGATCATTGGATATGTAAGGGTCGATGGGTTTGAGGACTAA
- a CDS encoding pilin — translation MLRKMQKGFTLIELMIVVAIIGILAAIALPAYQDYTIRTRVSEGLVLASAAKGAVSETFANTPSGKIIAYGGSGAQAAPAAGEAVYGYEFTPGTNVGSIAISAIANVATPAAGEGSITVTYTAGSQVATALGNVLVLEPGSETVTNTAQPLKPLVAGAPVVWGCGTKAGPEKYKYLPANCRFAAR, via the coding sequence ATGCTGCGTAAGATGCAAAAGGGTTTCACCCTGATCGAACTGATGATCGTTGTGGCGATTATTGGTATTTTGGCTGCTATCGCTCTGCCTGCATACCAAGACTACACCATCCGTACCCGCGTTTCGGAAGGTCTGGTGCTGGCAAGTGCTGCTAAGGGCGCTGTTTCGGAGACTTTTGCAAATACCCCTAGCGGAAAAATCATTGCATATGGTGGCTCGGGTGCTCAAGCTGCTCCAGCTGCTGGTGAAGCAGTATATGGTTACGAATTTACGCCGGGCACCAACGTAGGTAGCATTGCGATTTCTGCAATCGCGAATGTTGCTACTCCAGCTGCTGGTGAAGGTTCGATCACCGTCACTTACACTGCAGGTAGCCAAGTGGCAACTGCTTTGGGCAATGTGCTGGTTCTGGAGCCTGGCAGCGAAACTGTGACGAACACTGCACAGCCTTTGAAGCCTCTTGTCGCTGGCGCTCCTGTGGTATGGGGTTGCGGTACAAAGGCTGGTCCTGAAAAGTACAAGTACCTGCCTGCAAACTGCCGCTTTGCTGCACGATAA